The Apium graveolens cultivar Ventura chromosome 3, ASM990537v1, whole genome shotgun sequence sequence GATTATCCTATTTAGATGGCCATTAATCTATTTCTTTAATATTATCATAGTATAGCTCATAGAGGTGAGTACTTATCCGATGATGAAGAAGACAATAATCAATATTTCCCAGGTAGTATAAATATTTTAACTACGTCACAAAGGAAACATAATTTATGAAACTATGATTTTTTTAtctttatattaatttttattgtCAGATTTATAGACGGGATGCATGGACCTCGGGCCTCCATCTAAGGTATGTCAGAAGTGTAACACACGAATGTGGAATGAAGAACGGAACAATAAATCATCGAAGAATAGCACACCAACTTTTACAATGTGTTGCAAAGATGGTCAAGTTAAGCTTCCTGCTGAAAAACGTCCTCCTCCCTTCCTTGCTTCTTTGCTATCTGGAGGTGAAAAATTTGATCACTTCAGGCTCAACATAAGAACATATAATTCCCTATTTCAGTTTACCTCAATTGGTGGCAAAATAGACCGCAAAATTAACAATGGAGGAGGGCCTTATTGTTTTAAACTTAATGGCCAAAAATATCATCTAATTGGAAGCCTCAAACCCAAGAATGGTCAACCAGCAAAATTCTGCCAACTGTATGTGTATGACACTGAAAATGAAATAGAAAATCGCATGAATGCAGCACCTGGCTCGGAAGTGCTTGATCCGGATATTGTAGAAGGGTTGATAAAGATGTTTGACGAAAATAATCAATTGGCAGAAGGTTTTCGTTATGCGCGTGATCATATTAATCTTGGTAAAATAGACGACTTTAGTTTGCTTTTGATTTCATCTAAGTCAGCCTCTGGCAGGAAAAACCAGGTTGGACCTTCAAATGAGGTGGCAACCTTGGTAGTTGGAGATAGCGATGATACTTTCCCATTCAGAGATATTGTCGTTCAAACAAAGCAGATGTATCTGAAAAGAATATATGTAACCTGCAAGCACATTATGCAGCTTCAATATCCGTTGCTTTTTCCTTATGGTGATGATGGTTTTTATCTAGATATTCTCCTTCACAACAAGAAGCCTAAAGTGCCGGATGAGAATGTAAGTGATCTATATCCAGATGAGACTCAGCACAAAACTACTGTCACAATGCGAGAATATTATGCTTATAAGTTAATGATACGCCCAGAAGAAGGTACCTTTAACCACTGTCTTCTGTTGCATATTATATTAGGGTAGTGCTCAGAATTATATCTTTAGTGCTAACTTTATATTTACTATAGCAGGCATGAATCTTCATCTTGGCGGTCGTTTGTGGCAATAATTTGTGGTAGATTCCTTTGCAGCAGTTGAGCAATATAGATTGGACTGGATTCGAGCTCATCAGAATATAATAAGGTCTGATCTTTATAAATCTATTCGTGATTCGGTATCAAAAGGTGATACAAATCCATCTACAAAAGGCAAGAATGTCATCCTTCCTGCAACTCACACTGGTTCTCAAAGATATATGAATCAATACTTCAAAGATTCATTAGCTATTTGTCGTACCATCGGTCATCCATCCCTATTTTTGACAATGACGTGTAATACACAATGACCTGAGATTAAGAGTATGATGAAATTTTTCCCTGGAGTAGATGTTGCTGACAAACTTGATGTGACAACAAGAGTTTTCAAGTTAAAACTTGACCTGCTGGACCTTATCAAAAACAAGAATTATTTTGGGAAATGCATAGGAGGTAGTAATGCACTCTTATGATTTAGTTTCTTCCTTACAATTATAAAATCTTAGTATATTACATATTTTTTATACCTTTTAAAGTCGTAAATAAATATATCACTGTTTCTTTCTTTTGTAGTAATGCATGTAATTGAATTCCAAAAGCGCGGTCTTCCTCACTGTCACATGTTAATATGGTTGCACCCGAGAGATCGCCCATAAAATATTGATGACATTAATCAGTTAATCTTGGCT is a genomic window containing:
- the LOC141714887 gene encoding uncharacterized protein LOC141714887, encoding MWNEERNNKSSKNSTPTFTMCCKDGQVKLPAEKRPPPFLASLLSGGEKFDHFRLNIRTYNSLFQFTSIGGKIDRKINNGGGPYCFKLNGQKYHLIGSLKPKNGQPAKFCQLYVYDTENEIENRMNAAPGSEVLDPDIVEGLIKMFDENNQLAEGFRYARDHINLGKIDDFSLLLISSKSASGRKNQVGPSNEVATLVVGDSDDTFPFRDIVVQTKQMYLKRIYVTCKHIMQLQYPLLFPYGDDGFYLDILLHNKKPKVPDENVSDLYPDETQHKTTVTMREYYAYKLMIRPEEGMNLHLGGRLWFNAHTFFDDCGFPVYRRRRTGLTVTKKKVELDNQYVVPYNRDLLGFDIHHRFPTVERLPVHLEGEKSVSFKQYENLQDVAEKDKKRFNKLEGWFEVNKNIPEARQFTYHQFPQNFTWKQDQNRWKIRECGTVFGHLSDVHESSGETFYLRIILMHIKGVTSFKYLRTVNGIVYNMYKEACDALGLLKDDKQWDVAMTENSNHAMPFQLRQLFVFILSNNQVADPLKLWQQLWKAMADDVLYSRRKISGNVNLQLSESDIQLITLIDGYNELIFPF